The DNA region CCACTTAGGGCACGATGTAaacgcgaccatctgcttctccccctcccccatctctccccctcctctccacagccagtggtttgattggttgcAGTGTACCCAGGCACTGAGTTGGAACAGTCTATCTAAGCTGGTAAAAGTAGTgcagatggggttgcctggtggatcctggtgagaTGCATATGGGAGTAtgactcactgtctctcctcTTATCCTCCAAAAATAATAGtgataataaaagttttaaaaatgttatactcAGTTCTTCTCAGAACATCTCAGGGAGGTGACACATCAGGTCAAAAGGGGCAGCGTCAGGTCAGCAGAAAGAAGATTTCCCATTTGTGCCAGGTTTCACAGAGTCCCTAGAGGGCTTTGTGAATAGGCTACACATTAGCAATGGGGCCACAATGAATCCTGCCTGTTTTCCTCAAGAATTGATGTCGGGCAGGGGTGCCTATCAGGTCTTCCTGAGGCATAACACTGAAGTGAACGCCATGGACTGAGAGGAGAAATCATGACATTACCGTGAGTCCAATTATACCTTGAATTCAGATGCTATGTCAAACCAAGTACCTTAGGACCTAAACATGCTTGCAGCAGGCCTCACTCTTAGGAGACCAAACTTGGTCAGATTAAGTCAACTTCAATTCCTCCTACTGGGTCTGGGAGCTTGGCTCTTACTGGAAAGGATTTCTTTCTCTGAGCCCAATTGAGGAACCTGAGTGAATACTCAAAGAATCAACCAAGCCTGAATAAAAGAGACATTAAAGCATCCATTTCAACCATGTACCCTCACTGGAGAAATCTCAGGGAGGACATGTCAGGTTGAGCATGCCacctcactaattttttttagttagaaattaaatttaatgtggtgacattctTCCATAGGAATGTAtacgtttcaggtaaacatctcaatAGTATTtcaactattgattgtgttgtgtgcccatcacccaaagtcagatcactttctgtcaccgtatgtttgtttctctttacccACCTTACTTCATATCAGATCTATAAGAAGTAATATTAGACTGAGGGTATGGCCACCACTCAGCCAAAGGGTACTTGTCTTTAAAGTAGCCCAGGTGAGGCACGTGACTGACAACTGAGGATCCAGACACACTCAGGACACAAAGAACTCCTCTAAGCTGTGAACACTAGCTTTGTCCTGATAAAGAAGTGGACTAAGGTTCCCCTCCACTTCTATCTCCTGGGTCCCAGAGAAAATAAAGGAGTCAGCATCAGAGTAGAAGAAGTGAGTGTGCCCATGCTAAGCCCAGAGTTGACAGGATAATACTGCAGATGAACCGACAGTACACCTCATGCCAGAACAAAAGGACCCAGAGTACATCACCTGCTGTCATCTGAGTAAGTTTAGATAGGGATGGTAGTGTACAGCACAGCTCACGCTTAAGATCGTGTGTTTCCCTATATGGTTTTTAGGGGACAGAATGTCCAGGAAAACAGGAGCCTAGTGGGTTTCTAGGTTAATGTTCTCAAGATAGCCTGTAGAGCCTGCCTTCCGTAAAGTCACAGTGCAATCTACCTGCTGAAGGTGCTCATTTGTCTCATTCTCCATCTATCAGGTGTCCAAATAACCTGTCCGTTCACCCACACCTCTATCTGCTGTCCTGAACAACAGCCGTCATGCCTCGTGGTCAGAAGAGTAAGCTCCGTGCTCGTGAGAAACGCCGCCAGAACAAAGCTGAGCCCCAATGTCCTGAGAGTGTTCAgacggctgcaggagaggaagaagaggctgcttgctcttcctcttctgttttcgGGGAAGCCTCCTTGAGTTCCACTGGTGCTGTCTCTCTGCAGGTGTATCCAAGTGCTCCAGACACCACTGGTGCCACTGCAGGGATTTCATGCAAAAGATCTGAGGTAAAAGCCAGAGGCCgtgttcacaaaagaaaaaatgccccCCAGGCCTCAACTTCCACTGAGTTTTGTCACCTGGATCTTCTAACCAAGAAGGCGAGAATGGTGATGAAGTACGTGCTTTCTCAGTATCAACTGAAGAAGCCCATTAGAAAGGCAGAAATGCTGAAGATAGTCCACAAATGGTACAAGAAGGATTTTCCTGAGATCCTCAGGAGGGTCACTGACCAATTGGATCTGATCTATGGCCTTGAATTGAAAGAAGAGAAGCCCAACGGTACCGTCTACAGCTTTACCGAAACTCCAGGTACTAGCAGTCTTAACAAGTGCTGGAGATATCCTATAAAAGGAATTCTGATGCTTCTACTCGGTGTGATCTTGAATGGCAAGTGCGCCTCTGAAGAAGAGCTCTGGAGATTTCTGAATTTCATGGGCGTCTATGATAGAAAGAAACACTTTATCTATGGGGATCCCAGAAAGCTTATCACCCAAGATTTGGTGCAGGAAGAATATCTGGTGTACCGGCAGGTGCCCTTCAGTGATCCTCCAGGTTATGAGTTCCTGTGGGGTCCAAGAGCCGAAGCTGAGACCTGCACATTGAAAGTGCTAGAGTTTTTCGCCAAGCTCAATGATTCTGATGTTACTGATTTTCCAATTCTGTATGCAAAGTCTTTGAGAGAGGATCAAGAGAGAGCTCAAAGCAGAGCCCAAGCTGCATCCACATCCACAGCTGGCCCTCCTTCCGAGGCCAGTGGGAGCTCCAGTACCACATCTAGCTGCGTCCCGCACCTTGAGTGACCTGGAGCTGGAGTCTTCACTTTTGCATTGAAAAGGCCTGTTAAGCAGTTTTCTAATATGCAAAATATCTtgttggcttctttttcttttgtttggtatTTTCTAGTAGTGTACTTTTAGCATATTTACTTAGATTCAAGATACAGGTTTAAGAATATTACAGATGTCACTTTTATTGCCATTTACCAGATTAAGAGTATTAAGAGtattatttttgacatttaaattGAAATCCTTCAGTGACTTTTCTGATCCAGTGCTAGATAACATGGTTTGAGGATAAGAGTATCCACTGAGATGTGAATAAACTTTGCACTAAAATAGTTGGTAGCAATAGGCAGTAGATAGGTAagtagatagatacatacatacatacatacatacatgctttTTGACTatagacatacacacagatacatagAATAATATTGGCTAGTTTTTCATATCTTTTAAATGACTGCTGCCATATGATATATTCATTTTGACTGTTCAACAGAGTGATTAGGAATTTGCATAAGTTAAAAGTATTTACCCCTTTAAGTCTTGTCCTCATTTGATCCTTATGTAGCTGTTGCAATGTTAATAACTCTATTACCTATATGTACCCAGCAGTATCTGTCACAGCGAATATATGGAAGCAATCTAAGAGTCCATCTGTAGACAAATGGATCAAGATGTGGTGCATTGACAAAATTAGTCAATTGTTTgccttattacatttattttgtaaatttgaaAGCTATATACCtggatttgtttatgtttttcaagGACGTTTGAGAATATAAATCATAGTGAATCCAACCTGTTCGTTCATGGCTTATATTTTTGACAATCAGTAATTGAGTATCAGCTCTTTGGAAATATTCATCCTTGCACTGGGGATGTTTAGGCAAAGAAGACCCAGCCTCTACCCATAGATTCTATGAGAACTATCATTGCAGAAGAAGGTGCAGTACTCTAATtattaaggaaaaaatgaaaatgagagtaAAGAGGGGGTGGAGGTAGCATATTACCTATTATCTTGTTTCATTTCTAAGCAGAATTTTGTTTCatgagaaggttttttttttctctaaaacatgACATATTTTCTAACATGACACAGAAGTAAGAAAAAATTCTCACTGGATTGATAATAACATGTGAGTTCAGAGACAATCACAGTTATAATGGGCATTCTCTAGGTCTCAGTAAAAGTCAGGCTCAGTGAAAAATGCTTTCCATACATCACGTATGTCCCACTGGACACAAACAGAGCTTATCAGGGTCACTGTACAGGCAGAGCCTGAAGATTGTAGAGTTGAAGCTTCCTAATGTGCAAAATCCATGGGTCTCATAGAGGGCAAGGCTGGAACTGGATTCCTGGTGTGAATTATGGTAAACCCACACTGGTCTACTTCCCCCACCCCGAGACACACCctgtgcttcttattttcattttcttgtcagTACATGAAAATATATCTGAAGTGGTAAAAGGAATGGCCCTGTTCCCAAACTACTGGATTGGAAAACAGCCATAACAGGAAGAATGCCATTACAATTGAGAAGtagaaataagcaaatgaaagTGACAGTGTCTGTGACAGTATGATCATCTTCATTTCCAGTGTTCGATAATCTCAAAGATCAGGGGCTCTCAAAATGATCCAGGACAGCCTTTTCCCTATAGAAAGTAAGTCTATCAGAACAGAAGTTAGATGAGAATTCTCATCTGGATGACTAAGAGGAGTagataaaagtatttttcttcccCAGACATCCCACCACCTGTTCGTAGACTCCTTTGTGCTACAGTTTACTCCTACACAGGGATCCAATCTCTGCAAGTGTGCTGTGGTTGCTGCTTCAGATTTTTTGGATATGTTGTATTTATCAGAAAGCTTTTAATCCAAAATATAGGAACCAAGATGAAGGTGTCATATATGGGGCAGAGGATACCAACACCCCATGATGGTGGTGGTCACAGGGATACCTTCTCTATCTGCTCTCAGACATGAGGGTCTCAGAAACAGCTTCCAGGTTGAAAATACTCTCATTCTTTAGGCATCTCAGGGGACTAAGCCTTAGTCTAATGGCAAGGCGCCCAGGTCAGTAGAGGAAGCAGTGTCAGGTTCTCACAGAAatgtctgagcctgaccaggtggtcgcacagtggataaaccatcagactgggatgcggaggaccaacattcgagaccctgaggtcgcttgcttgagcacagactcatctggtttgagcaaagctctccagcttggacccaaggttgctggcatgagcaaagggttacttggtctgccgtagccccacggtcaaggcacatatgagaaggcaatcaatgaacaactaaagtgctgcaacgagaaactgatgattgatgcttctcatctctctctgatcctgtctgtctgtccctagctatccctctctcagactccctctctgtttctgtaaaaaaaaaaaaaaatgtcagtgataAAGCTTATTGAGGATGATGGCAGGACCCAGGCTGAACAGTAGGATCCCATAAAGTTCTATCCCAGTTGTCAGTGATGTTCAAAAATATTATCTGTCTGAGGCTAACACTACAGTTCAATTCAGGGCCCTGGAGTGTGTAGAATTTGTCTATAGGCTACAGTCTCAGATCACCGAGTGGAGTCGCTGGAAGGGTGCAAATTCCAAGAAAATAACTTGCATAAGACCCTGGcctgttgtctcagtggtagtgttggcccAGGATGTTGATGCCCTGGGTTGGATTCCAATTAAGGACACAGAaggaaagtgaccatctgattatatatccctccctttttctcccttctctctctctccgctcctCCTGTCATTGCTCGAGtgctttgagcaagttggccgtGGGTGTTGAGGTTGGCTCTATGGCCTGATGTCAGGTGTTAAAATACCGCAGTTGCCAAGTaacggagcagcggccccagatgggcacaacaTCTCCCAGAAGGTGGTCAGCAGGGTAGATACCTGATGGAGCACATTCAAGAGTCTATCTCACTGCTgctccgcctctcacttaatagagaaaaaaaaagaaaaataaataacttcaaagaaaaccagttaactCAGAGTTAACAGAGATACAACGAAACTCTCCTCTGCTATTATCCCTGGGAGACACAGGCAAAGTTGGCGGGATCAAGTCCACCTTAGATTTGCCTGCTTGGTCTCAGAGAGAAGTGAGGGTTGATTTACAGACTGGATCTTCAGCAGAGCAGAATCCCAGGCATAACAGGGACATGGCTAAAACCCTGAAT from Saccopteryx leptura isolate mSacLep1 chromosome X, mSacLep1_pri_phased_curated, whole genome shotgun sequence includes:
- the LOC136386247 gene encoding melanoma-associated antigen B4-like, which codes for MPRGQKSKLRAREKRRQNKAEPQCPESVQTAAGEEEEAACSSSSVFGEASLSSTGAVSLQVYPSAPDTTGATAGISCKRSEVKARGRVHKRKNAPQASTSTEFCHLDLLTKKARMVMKYVLSQYQLKKPIRKAEMLKIVHKWYKKDFPEILRRVTDQLDLIYGLELKEEKPNGTVYSFTETPGTSSLNKCWRYPIKGILMLLLGVILNGKCASEEELWRFLNFMGVYDRKKHFIYGDPRKLITQDLVQEEYLVYRQVPFSDPPGYEFLWGPRAEAETCTLKVLEFFAKLNDSDVTDFPILYAKSLREDQERAQSRAQAASTSTAGPPSEASGSSSTTSSCVPHLE